The nucleotide window TAGCTTTCGCCCTCGTGGGCAAGAGGAGCTTCGCCATACCCGGTGGGCTCGAGGAGCAGAAGAAGGTCAGCAAGGTCCTCGATGAGATGGATCAGGCAGGCGAAGTCGAGCTCGTCTACTACGGTCTCAAGGAGGACGCTAAAGCGGATATGGCCAAGGGTGAAATCGACTACGTCTTCATTAGGAAGGCCCCAACGAAGGAGGAGGTCATGGAACTCGTGAAGAGGGGAGAGGTGTTCTCCCCTAAGACGACCAGACACGTCCTCCCATTCATCCCGGACAAGATTGACGTCAAGCTCGAGGACCTCTTCTGACGAAAGGCGTAAATTCCTTCCTTTCTTATAATTTTTGGTGATCACATGAAGCACTCGAAGCTCGCCGGAAAGATAAAAGAATAAGGACTACCCCCGGGCTTCCCTAAGGGCCCGATAGAACTCACGAATAACGGCAGCGTTCTCCCTTATCTCCTTCAGGGCCTCCTCGTACTTACCAGCCTCAGCCAGCTCCTTTACCCTCTCGTAGAGCTTTGAGAACTCCTCCAGCGGCTCAACAATGTTCGGGTCGTTCAGACTCTTGGCCAGCTCGATGGCCCTCCCTCCCTTTATCAGGAACGCCTTGACTATCCTCTCAGCCTTTCTCTCAAGAAGCTGCTTCCTTATCTCTCTCAGCTCCCTCTCAAGCTTCTCCTGCCTCTCCCTGAACTTCTCTATGTCCTTCCTGAGGGCCCTCCAATTCCTCTCCTTAGCGTGGGCCCTCATATCCCCGTAAACCTTCCGAAGCTCATTAAGGGTCTCTCGAGCCTTCCTAACGTCTATTCCCGCCCTCTCAGCAAAGTCTAGGAACTTGTCAACCTTCCTGAGATAATCCTCGATCCTCTTCAGGGATATGCGCGGGGCCCCTTCCTTCCTCACCACCTTCAGCACAGCCCTATAGTGCTTCATGGCCTTAAGGGCCGTTGAAACTGCCACCTCGCACTCGCCGGCCTCATACTTGTTTTTCGCCTCCTTGAGGAGCTCCTTTGCCGCCCTATATTCCTCCAAGAGCGCCGAGTTATTTATCCTACCCATCACCCTGGCTGTCAGTACATCGACTCGCTCAAGGTGCTCCAGGATGTGAGAAGCCTTCATGCAGATGTTCCTGCCGTCTCCCGTCGAGTCCGCGGTCGCGAGGGGCACGATAGAGCCGAGCAGGAGCAACACCATCAGTCCAGCGGCGATCCTCATGGACATCACCGATTGATGCTTCGACCTCTCGAGTTATTAGAAACCCGTTCGTTTCCGAAGGTTTCAGAAAGGAACGATTAGAAACGAAAAAAGAAATCACCTGAGGGATCTGACGAGGTCCTCAAGGACGCCGAGGAATGTCTCGACTTCCTCCACGCTGTTGTAGACGTGGAATGACGCTCTTACGGTGCCGTTTATTCCCAACCTCTTCATGACGGGAAGGGCACAGTGATGGCCAGAGCGGACCATTATCTTGTGCTCGTCGAGGATTGCAGCTACATCGTGTGGATGGAGCGGTGGAACGTTGAAGCTGACCACGCCAGCATGCTTCTCAAGATCCCTTGGCCCGTACCATGGAATTTCGAGAGCGTCGAGGCCCTCCGTCGTCCTCTTGACGAGCTTTTTCTCCTGCCTTTCGATTTTGTCGAGCCCAATTCTCTCTATGTATCGGATGCCTGCGGCCAGCCCTATGGCCCCACCTATGTTGGGCGTTCCAGCTTCGAAGCGCTCAGGTGGTTCGGTGAGCGTGTAACAGCAGAGGTCGACATCTTCGATTGTCCCGCCTCCTATGAGAGGAGGATCGAAGATGTCGAAGAACTCCTCCCTAATGTAGAGCACACCTATACCCGTCGGCCCCATAGGCCCCTTATGTCCCGAGAAAGCTAGGAAGTCCGCGTGGAGCTTATTAACGTCAACCCCCATGTGGCCCACGCTCTGGGCAGCATCAACGACGAATATTGCCCCTTCCTCCTTTGCCATCTTCCCAAGCTCTTCAACCTCATGGATGACGCCGAGGGCGTTGGAAACGTGCTGCACGGCTACGAGCTTTGCTCCTTTGATTTTCTTCTCAGCGTCACTCAGGTCGAGGTTGCCCTCGTCATCCCCTTCGATAAACTCCACCCTTAGGCCAAGCTTCTTAGCCAATCTCTGCCAGGGCAGGAGGTTGGAATGGTGCTCGTAAGGGGTCGTAACTATCTTATCTCCCTTCTTGAAAATGTGCTCGAGGCCAAGCGCCACCAGGTTTAGGCTCTCGCTCGTGTTCTTCGTGAAGGCTATCTCCTCGAACTTGGCTCCGATGAAGTCTGCGACGACCTTCCTGGCCTCCTCATACTTGTGAGTCGCCATCTGGGAGAGGCGGTGAACTCCCCTGTGAACATTCGCCCTGTACTTGAGGTAGTATTCAGTCATAGCCTCGATTACAGGCTTCGGTGTGAGGGAAGTTGCGGTGTTATCGAAATATATAACCTCGTTTGTCAGGGGGATGTCCTTCCTCACGTCGTCTGGAATCTTCATGGAAATCACCGAAGGGTGTTGCACCTCCTGCTTAAAACTGTTGTTCATT belongs to Pyrococcus yayanosii CH1 and includes:
- a CDS encoding cysteine desulfurase, whose amino-acid sequence is MKIPDDVRKDIPLTNEVIYFDNTATSLTPKPVIEAMTEYYLKYRANVHRGVHRLSQMATHKYEEARKVVADFIGAKFEEIAFTKNTSESLNLVALGLEHIFKKGDKIVTTPYEHHSNLLPWQRLAKKLGLRVEFIEGDDEGNLDLSDAEKKIKGAKLVAVQHVSNALGVIHEVEELGKMAKEEGAIFVVDAAQSVGHMGVDVNKLHADFLAFSGHKGPMGPTGIGVLYIREEFFDIFDPPLIGGGTIEDVDLCCYTLTEPPERFEAGTPNIGGAIGLAAGIRYIERIGLDKIERQEKKLVKRTTEGLDALEIPWYGPRDLEKHAGVVSFNVPPLHPHDVAAILDEHKIMVRSGHHCALPVMKRLGINGTVRASFHVYNSVEEVETFLGVLEDLVRSLR